A window from Leptothermofonsia sichuanensis E412 encodes these proteins:
- a CDS encoding Uma2 family endonuclease — protein sequence MSVLTKPLDPLSEARICLPHVNWQQYETLIAMFGDRPHLRLTYLEGNLEIMTISPGREMLKKMIARLIEVYALERDINLFSCGSATFRREAAARGLEPDESYCIGTRKDLPDLAIEVVISSGSIDKLKVYQGLGVKEVWFWQDNRFSLYRLNDSSSDYDSIEQSTFFPDLDFTLLATYIQPEAEPQAVKAFLQALRQQGSK from the coding sequence ATGAGTGTGCTAACAAAACCACTCGACCCCCTCAGCGAGGCGCGAATTTGTCTGCCCCATGTGAACTGGCAGCAGTACGAAACCCTGATTGCAATGTTTGGCGATCGCCCTCACCTACGCCTCACCTACCTAGAGGGAAACCTGGAGATCATGACCATCTCTCCTGGGCGTGAGATGCTTAAAAAAATGATTGCGCGTTTAATAGAAGTCTATGCTCTGGAGCGAGATATCAATTTGTTTAGCTGCGGCTCGGCAACATTTAGACGGGAAGCAGCGGCAAGAGGACTGGAACCGGATGAAAGCTATTGCATTGGAACTCGCAAAGACCTTCCAGATCTGGCCATTGAGGTCGTGATTAGCAGTGGCAGTATTGACAAACTCAAGGTCTATCAAGGACTGGGAGTGAAAGAAGTATGGTTCTGGCAGGATAATCGCTTTTCACTGTACCGCTTGAATGATTCCAGTTCTGATTACGACTCCATTGAGCAAAGTACTTTTTTCCCAGATTTAGATTTCACGCTACTGGCAACCTACATTCAGCCAGAGGCAGAACCTCAAGCGGTCAAAGCGTTTCTGCAAGCATTACGGCAGCAGGGGAGCAAATAA
- a CDS encoding Cas10/Cmr2 second palm domain-containing protein — MKLTVTVLDTTGIQSYIFGSNRLRENIGSSYLVGQVTDAWVKQILRDKLGIEDPEASIETQDAELVYAGGGNTVLLFKSAEVAISFTQKLSFKVLKEAPGINLVVAHRHDFEWGQDQLYDTVQEMMKVDLDVKKRSRIPSSPLLGLGVTQDCNSTRLVAVDQSQNHGSPADYPVSREIVAKLDAVKPANTQLKQTLQLPDGWDIPLDFDDFGRSRDEMSYLAVVHIDGNSMGKRFQEFAKDKSDRDYITAMRDLSRSVEQAGEVVLQQLTQELISNWDMLKDKLDLTTQKLPFRPLVYGGDDIMFVCDGRLGLTLAVRALQLFETQPIADGKSLTACAGVCIVKAHYPFARAYELSEALCQSAKKIAKRERGGDERSEAVSAIDWHIAASGLLGDLAEIREREYRSQDGKPTDKTDGKPTDKHLEMRPLLLDADPYDWRNWPSFESVIKEFIKGDWKEKRNKVMALREVLRQGSAATKSFLTAYQLETLPIMPGSDRRLKSPLAEQGWLDGICGYFDAIEAMDFYIPLEVSQ; from the coding sequence ATGAAATTAACCGTCACAGTTCTCGATACCACTGGAATTCAGTCCTATATTTTTGGCAGCAACCGCCTGCGGGAAAACATCGGTTCGTCCTACTTGGTTGGGCAGGTGACGGATGCCTGGGTGAAGCAGATTCTGCGCGATAAACTTGGGATTGAAGACCCTGAAGCCTCGATTGAAACTCAGGATGCAGAGTTGGTTTATGCTGGGGGTGGTAACACCGTCTTACTGTTTAAGTCGGCTGAAGTAGCTATTTCGTTCACCCAGAAACTCAGCTTTAAAGTCCTAAAAGAAGCTCCAGGTATTAACCTGGTGGTGGCTCATCGCCATGATTTTGAGTGGGGGCAAGATCAGCTTTACGATACAGTCCAGGAGATGATGAAAGTTGATCTGGACGTGAAGAAGCGATCGCGCATTCCCTCTTCTCCGCTCTTAGGTTTGGGTGTAACGCAAGACTGCAACTCCACGCGCTTGGTGGCAGTTGATCAGAGCCAGAATCATGGTTCGCCTGCGGACTATCCGGTTTCCAGGGAAATTGTAGCGAAACTGGATGCTGTCAAGCCTGCGAATACACAATTGAAACAGACGCTGCAACTGCCCGATGGATGGGACATTCCTCTGGATTTCGACGACTTTGGACGTTCCAGGGACGAAATGAGCTACCTTGCCGTCGTACATATTGATGGCAACAGCATGGGAAAAAGATTCCAGGAATTTGCTAAGGATAAAAGCGATCGCGACTACATTACCGCCATGCGCGACCTTTCGCGGAGTGTTGAACAGGCTGGGGAAGTCGTTCTCCAACAGTTGACTCAAGAACTCATTTCTAACTGGGACATGCTCAAAGACAAACTAGACCTGACAACCCAAAAGCTACCCTTCCGGCCACTGGTTTATGGTGGAGATGATATTATGTTTGTCTGCGATGGTCGCCTGGGATTAACGCTGGCAGTTCGCGCCCTCCAGTTATTTGAAACACAACCCATTGCAGATGGTAAATCATTAACGGCTTGTGCTGGCGTTTGCATTGTGAAAGCCCACTACCCCTTTGCCAGAGCCTATGAACTCAGTGAAGCCCTGTGTCAATCTGCCAAGAAAATTGCCAAACGCGAACGGGGCGGAGATGAGCGTTCAGAAGCTGTTTCTGCCATTGACTGGCATATCGCAGCCAGTGGTTTGCTCGGTGACCTGGCAGAAATTCGAGAGCGGGAATATCGCAGTCAAGATGGCAAGCCAACAGATAAGACAGATGGCAAGCCAACAGATAAGCATCTGGAAATGCGGCCGCTTCTGTTAGATGCTGACCCTTATGATTGGCGAAACTGGCCAAGTTTTGAATCCGTGATCAAAGAGTTTATAAAAGGTGACTGGAAAGAGAAGCGGAATAAAGTGATGGCACTGCGAGAAGTGTTGCGACAAGGATCAGCGGCAACCAAGTCGTTTTTAACGGCTTATCAGTTAGAGACACTTCCTATCATGCCTGGTAGCGATCGCAGACTGAAATCTCCACTGGCAGAACAGGGGTGGCTAGATGGTATCTGTGGTTATTTTGATGCGATCGAAGCAATGGACTTTTACATTCCCTTGGAGGTGAGCCAATGA
- a CDS encoding PDDEXK family nuclease, which translates to MSDSKFTDYQVDHLFLLIGENPLPNYVAARLLLQQGGTPYLVYTTGTERPAQRLQRILDNELTGFQKAQLVPLEEYESDAHQIQTRIQKVVKDLNGQVGLNYTGGTKAMAVHAYRAMFKEKGQEAVFSYLDPRRLEMCVDQEMGESLKIPIRSEDVTISLSTLFELHGLKWKDNKQPAKAPTLLDLATRLAEAHQDSAKGKAWFHWFYSIFCEGDGDSNQAARKPKKAGGKPGNWKSKTDLKGLSFPTICLPKEIVEGLRQKEFLNQDDYLSLELVERHQDFKDLQDFCKWLDGTWLEHYLLGQIQSIAKKAGISDYGLNFEVPLAGTQEGFEFDVAFTYGYQLFAISCTTTADRGLCKSKLFEAYLRSQQLGGSEARVALFSFNDDLGGLASEMGNLLSQKQIRLFGRHHVANFANEVIGWIRDNDAEAGR; encoded by the coding sequence ATGAGCGATTCTAAGTTTACCGACTATCAAGTTGACCATCTCTTTCTGCTAATCGGCGAGAACCCATTGCCAAATTACGTAGCAGCCAGACTATTACTCCAGCAAGGTGGCACTCCCTATCTGGTCTACACTACTGGAACTGAAAGACCCGCTCAACGGCTACAAAGGATTTTGGATAATGAGCTAACGGGTTTTCAAAAGGCTCAACTGGTTCCCCTCGAAGAGTATGAGTCTGATGCGCACCAAATTCAGACAAGGATCCAGAAAGTCGTAAAGGATCTGAATGGACAAGTCGGCCTGAATTACACGGGTGGTACGAAGGCAATGGCAGTTCATGCCTATCGCGCCATGTTCAAGGAGAAGGGACAAGAAGCCGTTTTTAGCTACCTTGACCCGCGACGGCTAGAGATGTGTGTCGATCAAGAAATGGGAGAAAGCCTCAAAATTCCTATTCGCTCGGAGGATGTCACTATTAGTCTTAGTACCCTTTTTGAGCTTCATGGACTCAAGTGGAAAGATAACAAACAACCTGCTAAAGCCCCAACTCTACTTGATTTGGCAACTCGATTAGCTGAAGCTCATCAAGATTCAGCGAAAGGAAAAGCTTGGTTTCATTGGTTTTACTCAATCTTTTGCGAGGGAGATGGTGATTCTAACCAGGCAGCAAGAAAACCTAAAAAGGCAGGCGGAAAGCCAGGTAACTGGAAATCCAAAACTGATCTCAAGGGACTATCTTTTCCAACGATTTGTTTACCGAAGGAGATTGTAGAAGGATTGCGGCAAAAAGAATTTCTGAATCAAGATGATTATCTCTCCTTGGAACTCGTTGAAAGGCATCAAGATTTCAAAGATCTCCAAGATTTTTGCAAATGGCTAGATGGTACCTGGTTAGAACATTATCTTCTTGGTCAGATCCAGTCAATTGCCAAGAAAGCTGGCATTTCTGACTATGGTCTAAACTTTGAGGTGCCATTAGCGGGGACTCAGGAGGGGTTTGAATTTGATGTGGCGTTTACCTATGGCTACCAACTATTTGCAATTTCTTGTACGACAACAGCAGATCGGGGACTTTGCAAATCAAAACTATTTGAAGCCTATCTGCGATCGCAACAACTTGGCGGCAGTGAAGCAAGAGTCGCCTTGTTTTCTTTCAATGATGACCTAGGCGGTCTGGCATCTGAAATGGGTAATCTGTTGTCACAAAAGCAAATTAGGCTTTTCGGGCGTCATCATGTGGCTAACTTTGCCAATGAAGTCATTGGTTGGATTCGCGATAACGATGCGGAGGCTGGCCGATGA
- the crn3 gene encoding CRISPR-associated ring nuclease Crn3/Csx3, translating to MQSPPPIRLTLSQPCSWQTLSYQVLDIELATKDRLVAPDDLGNLELPPGIDTRGGVVISGRAPIWLYAYLVHELHPTAWVACYDPRLGAVVVATHSRQAQIGQVFPVDLSGNPRPRLCSAVMVVGPPDSGKSVLSHGLFTALLPTYPNIYLQRAHWDGEGNWILELDEMATDADREAYKLANKGGLTDRFFPHHAQAILNLRRQKSLVLVDVGGKVQTEKVPLLEACTHYIVISSKPEEIPSWHEFCGDRGNLKCLAVIHSSLEACETVHRREPWLEITCGPWVQGNPCAVPSVLLEQVKTLLPQTT from the coding sequence ATGCAGTCGCCACCCCCGATCCGTCTCACCCTCAGTCAGCCTTGTTCATGGCAAACCTTAAGCTATCAAGTGCTCGACATTGAACTAGCGACTAAAGACCGTCTGGTTGCGCCGGATGACTTAGGCAATCTGGAATTGCCTCCCGGCATTGATACCCGTGGTGGAGTCGTGATTTCTGGACGCGCTCCCATCTGGCTCTATGCCTACCTCGTCCACGAGTTGCACCCAACCGCCTGGGTTGCCTGTTATGACCCCCGCCTGGGAGCAGTGGTCGTCGCTACCCACTCTCGCCAGGCCCAAATCGGACAGGTGTTCCCAGTTGATCTGAGTGGCAATCCCCGTCCCCGCCTTTGCTCTGCTGTGATGGTCGTCGGCCCCCCAGATAGCGGTAAGTCGGTGCTCTCCCATGGGCTGTTTACCGCCCTGCTGCCCACCTATCCCAATATCTACCTGCAACGCGCCCACTGGGATGGAGAGGGCAACTGGATTCTGGAACTGGATGAAATGGCCACCGATGCCGACCGGGAAGCCTACAAACTGGCCAACAAAGGCGGCCTGACCGATCGCTTTTTTCCTCACCATGCCCAGGCCATTCTCAACCTGCGTCGCCAGAAATCTCTGGTTCTGGTTGATGTGGGCGGTAAAGTGCAAACAGAGAAAGTGCCGCTGCTGGAAGCCTGTACTCACTACATCGTGATTAGTTCCAAGCCAGAAGAAATTCCATCCTGGCACGAGTTTTGCGGCGATCGGGGCAACCTCAAATGCCTGGCGGTGATTCACAGTTCTCTGGAAGCGTGCGAAACCGTCCACAGACGGGAACCCTGGTTGGAGATCACCTGCGGTCCCTGGGTGCAGGGTAACCCGTGTGCGGTTCCATCGGTGTTGCTGGAGCAAGTGAAGACCCTCTTGCCCCAGACGACTTGA
- a CDS encoding TIGR03985 family CRISPR-associated protein, whose amino-acid sequence MFTYPPSPGILQWLSGGQFASRLLRSLRLWWLLNRLYGSECHWETELPQPFRYGALRDRLFAPSHSPSEIDSVAAVVAACRGTDCVCQRSLRSFLIYPSLSQSIPEWIHETAQRTGLTPTDIETYLDQVPFAVTHRSLRQDLALLVAQGWLTQVSHRGYSCLPAFQWPQPPVEAVPQLDWAGFSPAQTWQLLHILESVAFVQPNLDVVIHTLWEQVGRLHPSTAKQNPSPGRRIFLHFDYILSLEAQEQVDDLQQQIESLWQTPDGGVIQFETWVAKEQRLARVTVYPVCLHYARRAKYLSAYGIDPFGQVAWHNYRLDRICSQHLRVLPWGDPEVSAILKQQRKTGTLPTPEWIEQQLEEAWGFNFYLPKALLILRFSPIFAKDYVDDTVRHATFRKIAYADLFPLITQHIMDGRERQAVLEILQRRSPDDAYYQAWVRVGDINVIMRLRDWRPQGEVIAPLSLRQQMLAEVEEERSHYIGSQE is encoded by the coding sequence ATGTTTACCTATCCACCCAGTCCTGGGATTTTGCAATGGCTCAGTGGAGGACAATTTGCCAGTCGGTTGCTGCGATCGCTGCGGCTCTGGTGGTTACTGAATCGACTCTACGGGTCAGAATGCCATTGGGAGACGGAGTTGCCACAGCCCTTCCGCTATGGGGCATTGCGCGATCGCCTGTTTGCTCCCAGTCATTCTCCATCGGAGATAGACTCGGTTGCGGCGGTGGTTGCAGCCTGTCGCGGCACGGATTGTGTGTGTCAGCGATCGCTGCGTTCTTTCTTAATCTATCCATCCCTTTCACAATCAATTCCGGAGTGGATTCACGAAACGGCTCAACGCACAGGCTTAACCCCTACAGACATTGAAACCTATCTCGATCAGGTGCCCTTTGCGGTCACCCATCGTTCCCTGCGCCAGGACTTGGCCCTGTTAGTTGCCCAGGGCTGGTTAACACAGGTCTCTCACCGTGGCTACTCCTGTTTACCCGCATTCCAGTGGCCCCAGCCCCCAGTGGAAGCAGTTCCTCAGCTTGACTGGGCGGGTTTCTCGCCAGCCCAGACCTGGCAATTGCTGCATATTTTGGAATCCGTTGCCTTTGTGCAGCCGAATCTGGATGTGGTGATCCATACCCTGTGGGAACAGGTGGGGCGGTTGCATCCCTCGACTGCTAAGCAGAATCCATCACCGGGCCGTCGCATTTTTCTGCATTTTGACTATATCCTGTCCCTGGAAGCCCAGGAACAGGTGGATGATTTACAACAACAAATCGAATCCCTCTGGCAAACCCCGGATGGAGGGGTGATTCAGTTTGAGACATGGGTGGCCAAAGAACAGCGCCTTGCCCGCGTCACGGTTTATCCTGTGTGTTTGCACTATGCCCGTCGAGCCAAGTATCTCAGTGCTTATGGCATTGATCCCTTCGGTCAGGTTGCCTGGCATAATTACCGGCTTGATCGCATTTGTTCCCAGCATTTACGAGTGTTGCCCTGGGGTGATCCGGAAGTGTCTGCCATCCTAAAACAACAGCGAAAGACGGGAACGCTGCCCACCCCCGAATGGATTGAGCAACAACTGGAGGAAGCCTGGGGCTTTAACTTTTACCTTCCCAAGGCGTTGCTGATTCTGCGCTTCTCTCCCATCTTTGCGAAGGATTATGTGGACGATACGGTGCGCCATGCCACCTTTCGTAAAATTGCCTATGCAGACCTGTTTCCCCTGATTACACAACACATTATGGATGGGCGGGAACGCCAGGCTGTCCTGGAGATTTTACAGCGGCGATCGCCCGATGATGCCTACTATCAGGCCTGGGTGCGGGTGGGGGATATTAATGTGATTATGCGGCTGCGGGACTGGCGACCGCAGGGGGAAGTGATTGCTCCGTTAAGCCTGCGGCAACAAATGCTGGCAGAAGTGGAGGAGGAGCGATCGCACTATATCGGATCTCAGGAATGA
- a CDS encoding two-partner secretion domain-containing protein, giving the protein MNYLHWFAAATITPFLFATTQLSIPASVQAQILAAPDGTNTLVNQMGSTFSITGGTQAGSNLFHSFQHFSVNPGQTASFLSNLVIANILTRVTGGHASLINGSIQVSGSNANLYLMNPAGIVFGANASLNVPGSFTATTANGIGVGNGWFNALGNHHYPALTGQPDPFAFTTMQPGAIINAGNLAVGQGQRLTLLGGVVINAGTVTAPGGTVTIAAVPGEKLVRIHQEGHLLSFDLPAETRSILSSSAMTPASLPALLTGGHLGSATDLTVENGTVRLTGSVLPVTGGDVVVKTLTTQTATLSAANNLLLSESQLRTTGDLNLQAANTVMVRDSVTHPVAIQAGRHLTIQGDRGIDILALNHLQQGKPIQAGANLSLISDGVISGDTHYGSGGNFILRSLSGAIASFVSLYDPVISSNSSVLFAGNYTGPSLKVEARGDITFTGGITINAADPTAIDANSADQNLLRGGRALILRAGRSVLDNPPNVPILGFSDPTRVATGSVTVGGAIATAASPEVPLTVVITATGNVTTQAITTSQTPGEGGNISISSTNGGISTGAILARQVLDFYGGFSPEGGSVILSAPNGSITTGDLEAGFSVDGAGNRVGVSLTSQGPIQTSNIRALHSVQLNSTAGNVVVETIRTATTNFDGTEITVTTPGLFQARGTFTPNPVLNNLLVRRVDIDAPGNEDIVQFLKSQGVLDANGVIVPAVNQPPGTEHPIVSVDAASGCRTVVVDVRGDEIPVSILAGRGDDLPVVRIQHGGRSVDTTQTNDLLGRRFVTITGLGGSDGTQFVVGGVPVRLVTFSITSDFTAPEVDDRGSTPYNGPAIRYQTFAPALFGSDQFPVDISGTAGAIATIPTVTNATFPGSLEGIVFRPATNSNPLNPISSAPVIRGNEASLAGDGSSIVNPVITSVAEQSLQRQPQKPACEGILATTSTPPPEARSPFSVTNPCGSLSDEAQILRILREDEN; this is encoded by the coding sequence ATGAATTATCTGCACTGGTTCGCTGCTGCTACAATCACCCCCTTCTTGTTTGCAACCACCCAGTTATCCATTCCTGCTTCCGTCCAGGCACAAATTTTAGCTGCTCCTGATGGTACCAACACCCTCGTCAACCAGATGGGTAGCACCTTTAGCATCACGGGTGGCACACAGGCAGGCTCCAATCTGTTTCATAGCTTTCAACACTTCAGCGTCAACCCGGGTCAGACTGCCAGTTTTTTGTCGAATCTTGTGATCGCCAATATTCTGACCCGTGTTACTGGTGGCCATGCTTCACTGATCAATGGATCGATTCAGGTCAGTGGGAGCAATGCCAACCTGTATCTGATGAATCCAGCCGGGATAGTCTTTGGAGCCAATGCCAGCCTGAACGTGCCCGGTTCGTTTACGGCAACCACTGCAAATGGCATTGGAGTTGGCAATGGGTGGTTTAATGCGCTTGGCAACCATCACTATCCAGCGCTGACGGGCCAGCCTGACCCGTTTGCTTTTACTACTATGCAACCAGGGGCGATCATCAACGCAGGCAATCTGGCGGTAGGCCAGGGGCAACGGCTGACCCTCCTGGGCGGTGTCGTTATTAATGCTGGAACTGTAACGGCTCCAGGAGGGACGGTAACCATCGCTGCCGTGCCGGGTGAAAAGCTGGTACGCATTCATCAGGAAGGGCACCTGCTAAGCTTTGATTTACCTGCCGAAACCCGCTCAATTCTCAGTTCCTCAGCAATGACCCCCGCGTCTCTGCCAGCGCTCTTGACCGGCGGCCATTTGGGAAGCGCAACCGATTTGACTGTGGAGAATGGCACAGTGAGGTTGACTGGCTCAGTTCTTCCTGTGACCGGGGGAGATGTCGTTGTCAAAACGCTCACGACTCAAACGGCAACCCTCTCTGCGGCCAACAACCTGCTGCTGTCAGAAAGTCAGCTCCGCACCACTGGGGACTTGAATTTGCAAGCTGCTAATACAGTAATGGTGCGGGACAGTGTGACCCATCCAGTTGCCATTCAGGCTGGCAGGCATTTGACCATTCAGGGCGATCGCGGCATTGACATTCTGGCGCTGAATCATCTGCAACAGGGAAAACCCATCCAGGCAGGTGCCAATCTATCCCTGATCAGTGATGGGGTGATTTCTGGAGACACTCACTACGGCAGCGGTGGCAACTTTATCCTGCGATCGCTGAGTGGTGCCATCGCCAGCTTCGTCAGCCTGTACGACCCGGTGATTAGCTCAAACAGCAGCGTATTATTCGCCGGCAATTACACTGGCCCCTCCCTTAAAGTCGAGGCGAGGGGCGATATCACGTTTACAGGAGGAATCACCATTAACGCCGCGGATCCGACCGCAATCGATGCCAATAGTGCGGATCAAAACTTGTTGCGCGGTGGACGGGCCTTAATTTTGCGGGCAGGTCGTTCGGTTCTGGATAATCCTCCTAATGTGCCAATCCTGGGGTTTAGTGACCCTACTAGAGTAGCGACTGGTAGTGTGACAGTGGGGGGCGCGATCGCAACTGCTGCTTCACCCGAAGTTCCCCTCACCGTTGTCATCACAGCAACCGGCAATGTTACAACCCAGGCAATCACGACGAGCCAAACCCCTGGAGAAGGCGGCAATATCAGCATCAGCAGTACAAATGGGGGGATTTCGACGGGTGCAATTCTGGCTCGGCAAGTATTGGATTTTTATGGGGGTTTTTCTCCAGAAGGGGGCAGTGTCATTCTGTCAGCTCCGAATGGCAGCATTACCACAGGCGACCTTGAGGCTGGTTTTTCGGTTGATGGAGCAGGCAATCGAGTGGGTGTGAGCTTAACCAGTCAGGGACCCATCCAGACAAGCAATATCCGTGCTTTACACTCCGTGCAACTGAATTCAACCGCAGGGAATGTGGTAGTTGAAACCATTCGTACAGCCACAACCAACTTTGACGGAACAGAGATTACGGTCACCACGCCTGGACTCTTTCAAGCACGAGGCACCTTCACACCCAATCCAGTTCTAAACAATTTGCTTGTCAGGCGAGTGGACATTGATGCACCTGGAAACGAAGACATTGTTCAATTTCTGAAATCTCAGGGTGTTTTGGATGCAAATGGAGTCATTGTTCCCGCCGTCAATCAACCGCCTGGAACAGAGCATCCAATCGTTTCTGTGGATGCAGCAAGTGGATGCCGAACAGTAGTGGTCGATGTTCGGGGAGATGAGATTCCAGTCAGTATTCTGGCGGGACGCGGTGATGACCTCCCAGTCGTCCGTATTCAGCATGGGGGGCGTTCAGTCGATACTACCCAGACCAATGATCTGTTAGGACGACGATTCGTCACAATTACTGGTCTGGGTGGCAGCGATGGCACTCAATTTGTTGTTGGCGGTGTCCCGGTTCGTCTGGTAACTTTCAGCATTACCTCCGACTTTACAGCCCCCGAGGTAGACGACAGGGGTAGTACTCCCTACAATGGCCCGGCTATTCGTTACCAAACCTTTGCGCCTGCACTATTTGGATCCGATCAGTTTCCGGTTGACATCAGCGGCACGGCTGGTGCCATTGCGACAATTCCAACCGTGACCAATGCCACTTTTCCTGGGTCGCTTGAAGGCATTGTTTTCAGACCTGCAACGAATTCTAATCCTCTCAACCCGATCAGTTCTGCTCCAGTGATTAGAGGAAATGAAGCTTCTCTAGCGGGGGATGGGAGTTCGATAGTCAACCCGGTAATCACCTCGGTTGCTGAACAGTCCTTGCAACGCCAGCCTCAGAAACCTGCCTGCGAAGGGATACTGGCAACCACCTCCACACCTCCTCCCGAAGCGCGATCGCCATTCTCTGTGACCAATCCGTGCGGTTCTCTTAGCGACGAAGCCCAGATTTTAAGAATTCTTCGCGAAGATGAAAACTGA
- a CDS encoding sensor histidine kinase: MLGVAVGGSLVGFGLGGYLYHRAEMHLADALDEKRLPAEFEIELIRSKLHRQHTIAFLENKPLIQQEVEAYRNHTEKAKQLWAALKASYAHPSVDESEAEQVLMKRLVQDYDSALHQYFQKAETLFNKLTTINSAAPTAEQASALRREWLELAVHPTTLKLRNLVDDLDQIIALATEEEQAATLAVIQAETLERQIIAVSLALAGILAAVFAWFLSRAITQPLETTTQIANRVIQEQNFDLQVPQTAQDEVGILTDTMNHLIRRVKRLLQERKAAEAQLVHAEKMASLGQLVAGVAHEINNPVNFIHGNLIYANEYMQQLLQLVELVEQCCVPLPPVLQAKLEEMDLEFVKQDSQEIFRSMRVGTERIREIVLALRIFSRLDEAELKAVDIHEGIESTLMILGGRLKKLNHLKIQVIKDYGQLPLVECYAGQLNQVFMNILTNAIDALEEHCTQGKQTVDPTVAFGTNWKASTAGTDELSEPGWIKIKTYRSGNNSVSIHIGNSGGSIPDEVKARMFDPFFTTKPVGKGTGLGLSISHQIITEKHHGTIQCFSKPDQWTEFAITIPIQQTLVCS; encoded by the coding sequence GTGCTTGGAGTTGCTGTCGGCGGTAGCCTGGTTGGGTTTGGGCTGGGAGGATATCTTTATCACCGAGCTGAGATGCACCTGGCCGATGCTCTGGACGAGAAACGACTACCAGCCGAGTTTGAAATCGAACTGATACGATCCAAGCTACATCGGCAACACACCATCGCCTTTCTGGAAAACAAACCCCTGATACAGCAAGAGGTCGAAGCCTATCGCAACCACACTGAAAAAGCAAAACAACTGTGGGCTGCACTAAAAGCATCCTATGCCCATCCCTCTGTAGACGAGTCAGAAGCAGAACAGGTGTTAATGAAACGCCTAGTCCAGGATTATGACTCTGCTCTACACCAGTACTTTCAGAAGGCGGAGACCCTGTTTAATAAACTCACCACGATCAACTCTGCGGCGCCCACCGCAGAACAAGCCTCTGCCCTGCGCCGTGAATGGCTAGAACTGGCGGTGCATCCCACTACTCTAAAGCTGCGAAATTTAGTGGATGATCTTGACCAGATTATTGCCCTTGCTACTGAAGAAGAACAAGCTGCAACCCTGGCCGTGATCCAGGCAGAAACCCTAGAACGGCAAATCATTGCTGTGAGCCTAGCCCTCGCCGGAATCCTAGCAGCAGTATTTGCCTGGTTTCTGAGCCGTGCAATTACTCAACCCCTGGAAACAACCACCCAGATTGCCAACCGGGTGATTCAGGAGCAAAATTTTGACCTGCAAGTGCCCCAAACTGCCCAGGATGAAGTGGGTATTCTTACAGACACCATGAATCATCTGATTCGCCGGGTGAAGCGTCTGTTGCAAGAACGCAAAGCGGCTGAAGCTCAACTGGTTCATGCTGAAAAGATGGCCAGCTTGGGGCAGCTTGTGGCTGGAGTTGCCCATGAAATTAACAACCCGGTGAACTTTATCCACGGCAATTTGATCTACGCCAATGAGTATATGCAGCAATTGCTGCAACTGGTGGAACTGGTTGAGCAGTGCTGTGTGCCCTTGCCCCCCGTCCTCCAGGCGAAATTGGAAGAAATGGATTTAGAGTTCGTCAAACAAGATAGCCAAGAAATCTTTCGTTCGATGCGCGTTGGCACGGAACGGATTCGAGAGATTGTGCTGGCGTTACGTATTTTTTCTCGACTGGATGAAGCTGAGTTGAAAGCAGTCGATATCCATGAAGGGATTGAGAGCACACTAATGATTTTGGGAGGGCGCTTAAAAAAGCTAAATCATCTCAAGATTCAGGTGATCAAGGATTACGGACAGTTGCCATTGGTAGAGTGCTACGCGGGGCAACTTAATCAGGTATTTATGAACATATTAACGAACGCGATCGATGCCTTGGAAGAGCATTGCACCCAAGGGAAGCAGACGGTTGATCCCACGGTTGCGTTTGGTACGAACTGGAAGGCCTCAACGGCGGGCACTGATGAGCTGTCGGAGCCTGGCTGGATCAAAATTAAAACCTACCGTTCTGGCAACAATAGCGTCTCCATCCATATTGGCAATAGTGGCGGGAGTATTCCAGATGAGGTGAAAGCGCGTATGTTCGATCCCTTCTTCACAACCAAACCGGTTGGTAAAGGTACTGGACTGGGTCTATCCATCAGTCACCAGATCATTACCGAAAAACACCATGGCACCATTCAGTGCTTCTCCAAACCCGATCAATGGACTGAGTTTGCGATCACAATTCCCATCCAGCAAACACTCGTATGTTCCTGA